Within Sorghum bicolor cultivar BTx623 chromosome 2, Sorghum_bicolor_NCBIv3, whole genome shotgun sequence, the genomic segment ggtgaactagttcatcccaaaaactatttttttaagattcttcgtcatatcaaatcttgttgtggtacatgcatggaatattaaatatagacaaaaacagaaTTTAATTGCATACTTTGCCTGCAaaacacgagatgaatcttttaaacctatttagtctatgattagacaatatttgtcaaataaaaacaaaaatactatagtaacaAAAAAAATCGGAACTAAATAAGCCAGCGGCAGGAGTAATAGCTGTACCAATTGCCTGCCCAGCTGAAACATCTCAGTAATTCCTACTACTGTTGCAGACTGCCAGTGTCATGCATGGACGCAAATACAACAGTCAGCTAGTCTGTTGTTGCTCCACACATCTCATCTCCTCAAAATTTTAAACACACACACTGGTAGCCTAGACAACGAGACACAAGAGGTGCAGCCAAGAGCCATGCACGGGTCGGCCTGCATTGCagactgcactgcactgcatgcACAAGATACCAACGGCTGCATCTGCATGCCAGCCGATTCATGGCGTCTTCACCAACCACTGGACGCAACGGAGTGAATGCGCGCGTGCAGAGTCGGCGACAGACTTTTTGAATGCCATCGGATTCTGAACGCCAGGGAGGGGAGCCTCTGCATCCCTTGCCCTGCACAGTTGCATCTGCAACAACTACTTAGgcttaaaaaaaaatatcataCAAAATAGTCTTAATTTGTGTATTTAGTTTCATAATTAGTTTACATTTAATACTACGGGCATAAACTACTAGGAGGTGAAACCAAACACCCTAGCAGCAGCTACTGTATGTGCAGTGCATGCATAGTATTGCAATCTGCTGAGGCCGGCGCGTCGTCAAGCATGGTGACACACCGACGTGATTGGTTGGATGGCGGGACAACAGTGTGCAAACTTTGCCGCTGCATGCACCTGACCGTGCTTCTGTTTGCAAAGGTGGGCAGATCGTCTATGGCCATGAGCCACTCACACATTTCAGTTCAAGCCTGTTCATCAACATTCTGAAGATAAgacattcaggccttgtttacttccaaatttttttgtaaaataggaattgtagcgctttcgtttgtatttgacaaatattattcaattatagactaactaggctcaaaagattcatctcgtcaatttcgaccaaactgtgcaattagttttaattttcatctatatttaatacttcatgcatatgtctaaagattcgatgtgacggagaatctgaaaaattttgcaaaatttttgggaactaaacaaggccatatacaTAGGAGATGTACTACCTCGGCCAAAACCTTAACTTGTGAGTGGTGTTGGCGCACAAGTTACATCTGTTAGGAGTTTCTACAACTCAGCTGTAAAAATCTAAATTCACAGGAGGTTGATTTCTCTGTACCAAGAAATCAGACAGGTTTTCACATCCCAAAGCATTACAATAACATAAGCACAAGCACAACCAACAACAAAATTAACCTCACTTACAAATTGCCACTAGTAAACCTACAGGAGATTGATTTCTGTACCAAGAAATCAGACAGGTTTTCATATCCCAAAGCATTACAACAGAAGCACACAACCAACATTAAAACTAACGTCAGTTACAAATCGCCACTAGTAAACCTACACTCTACTCTCCCTTCTCCAGCATCTTCTAATTGAAGCCAAGTCTCCTACCACTGAAACTTGCAAGAAAACCATCATTGCTGACTTGTTCCAACACTGTGAGTTGCAAAACCGCAACCAGCACCATGGACTGTTATTCTAAGCAATTGCAGGACGATCAGTGCCGCCCCGACCGCGACGACGAGCTCCCGCCcccgagctgctgctgctgctgctcggcaTACGGCCTGACGAAGGTGCGCCTCCACCAGACCTCGAACGCCCTCTGCAGGTTGGGGCACCCATCTCCGGCCTTGAGGAACCGACCCAGCCATGCGAGCAGCACGGCCTGCTGGTCCTCCAGGGGCAGCGTCAGGATGGCCTGCCCGATGCCGTCCTCCACCACGGCGCGGTCGAACCACCGGCACCCGTGCTGCAGCCACCGGTAGTCGTCCATCAGCGGCTGCAGCCACACGtcgagcagccgccgccgcgtctCCTTGGACGGCAGCGCCTCGCCTTTCCCGATCGCCACCAGCAGCCTCGCCGTCACGCAGCTCACCAGGTGGCGGTGCATCACGGGTATCTTGGGGTGCAGCTCCGCCAGCTCCGCCTGGCTGGCCCAGATCACCGTCAGTTCGTCGGCTGCGTTCCGGTCTGATAGGATCTCGGCTAGCCAGAGCAGGTTATCGGCCTCCAGAGCAATCTTTCTGAACGTCTGTTCTTTGCTGCTGCCTGAAGATTCTTCGCCCGCGAGCTCTTCAGGATTGGAAGCTTGGCGAGACAGTGCCAGCAGGGAATCCAGGCAGTTCTGGAAACAGCTGTACAAGGTCATGATGCAGGAGGAATCTGCTGCTGAAGAACCATGGGAGCAGACATTGCTGTTCTCCTTGAAAAGCTTCAGGACCAGAGATTTCATCTCGCGGCGGCCTCTGTCCTCACTGCTCTTCAGCACCAGGTCAATGATATGTGCAAGAGTGTCGTTCGGAGGATTTGTTAGGACGTCAGATGTCACTCTCCTTAGCAAGGGGTTAGCTCTGTGATCCTCGTCGTGCAGCTGCCGTATGGACGACACGACATTTTCTTCCTCGTCACCGACCCAAGGAACAGCTTCCAGGTAATCTaagcatgacatgatgcatgcacggaaGCCTAGTGATTCTGCGACCTACAGACAAACAAAATGTAAAAATGATATGTAAGTTAAGAAGTCAAATTTGCTTTACAAAATCCAGTTGATCGTTCATAAATAATTTGCAAAAAAGGAAATCTTAAACAGCCATTTTCAGACAATCATGCTCTACATTTGATTCAGAGAACTTGTTTCACAGCTATTAACTCAATATACAAAAGGCATGGAACCGT encodes:
- the LOC8059892 gene encoding BTB/POZ domain-containing protein At3g50780, which gives rise to MAEFKIGRLDGQPPRIRNVPIAVTPEGFWCCPSQAALQKTAKSPNQQGRTRGGASPAPSKASSVQRAPTISSEKRAQSTPTRSRTNSDEQVCPPADAVAAPDPPKVVPVPAPEKRPKQHKISVGFGQLGTSDLKVVLHGKEGVAVKMIVHKNILAENSTFFADRISRQSPVACIEVPDCEDVEIYVETVGLMYCKDVKQRLIKQNVPRVLRILKVAESLGFRACIMSCLDYLEAVPWVGDEEENVVSSIRQLHDEDHRANPLLRRVTSDVLTNPPNDTLAHIIDLVLKSSEDRGRREMKSLVLKLFKENSNVCSHGSSAADSSCIMTLYSCFQNCLDSLLALSRQASNPEELAGEESSGSSKEQTFRKIALEADNLLWLAEILSDRNAADELTVIWASQAELAELHPKIPVMHRHLVSCVTARLLVAIGKGEALPSKETRRRLLDVWLQPLMDDYRWLQHGCRWFDRAVVEDGIGQAILTLPLEDQQAVLLAWLGRFLKAGDGCPNLQRAFEVWWRRTFVRPYAEQQQQQLGGGSSSSRSGRH